The following nucleotide sequence is from Solanum dulcamara chromosome 7, daSolDulc1.2, whole genome shotgun sequence.
CCCCGACTACTGAATATAGAACACTAGAAGTTTCAGCAGACAGCGGTTCATTTCCGGACATTTCAGTGAACCCCAGTTTCATGTCTGGTTCAGCTTTTTCTATCAACAAGCTGTGGCCTATCTGAGAAGGATATTCGCCAGGAGCACAATCTCTATCAGGGCTGGAGTGAACTTTCAAAACACCAGCGTTTGATGTTTTATCAATATTAAGGAAATGATCAGAACTGCTTCTTGGAGAAGGATAATCGGCTTTTCTGTTTCTCAtagctcttcttctttttcGGCAAAAAGATTTTGCAATCTGCGGTTCATTTCCGTGCATTTCAGTGAATCCCTGCTCCATATCTGGTTCATCTTTTTCTATTGACAAACCATAGCCCATCTGAGAAGGATCTTCACTAGGAGCACAATCGCTGGCAGGGCTGGAGAGAGCAGTCAAGCTACCAGTGTTCGATGTTTTATCAATATTCAGGAAATGATCAGGACTGCTTCCTGGTGAAGGATAATCAGCTTTCCTATTTCTCATAGCTCTTCTTTTTCGGCGAAAAGATGTTAGCAGGTGCCAGCTGCTAAGCAAGTCATCTGCTTGTTGAATATTTTCCTGTGGATTAACCACATCATCCATCTTATTAATAGGAGCTGAACAGATCCCTTCACCTTCATCTACTCCATCACCATTTTCATTTTGAATCTTTTCTAATCCTTTAGAAACAGATAAATCTCCATCTAAAAGGTTTCCTTCACAAGCACGAATTCTCTGTGTACACCCATTTCTGTATAGCTCTGGTACTTTACTTCTCAAAATTATAGAGGGTAAATCTGGACCTGCAATGTTAGGTTTTCCAATTTGAACTATTTTGCTACATGACTGATAGCTCTGATTTTTCTGCTTCACATTCACAACTTCTATGTTAGAAATTGTCACAGACTCCTCCCGTGATTCATGAGGCAACACAACTCTGTTCTCCTCGTGTAGTTCTTCAGAAGGAGCAGTGTCAACATCCTCTAAGTTCTGTACTCCTTTCTCTTTGCATCTTGTCACCCTCTCAAGTTCAGCCTGAACTTCCCTCAGCTCTACTCTTAGATCACTCACAATATCTTCTGCTTCCTGAAGTTGAGCTTCAAgttcttcaatctttctctgtTGACTCAAGGAAGTCAACTCTGC
It contains:
- the LOC129896259 gene encoding uncharacterized protein LOC129896259 is translated as MDTDERLTALKRAYADIILNTAKEAAARIMSSEQKAVRYKHELQVAKEEALGMLLRLKQMMDSKISEAELTSLSQQRKIEELEAQLQEAEDIVSDLRVELREVQAELERVTRCKEKGVQNLEDVDTAPSEELHEENRVVLPHESREESVTISNIEVVNVKQKNQSYQSCSKIVQIGKPNIAGPDLPSIILRSKVPELYRNGCTQRIRACEGNLLDGDLSVSKGLEKIQNENGDGVDEGEGICSAPINKMDDVVNPQENIQQADDLLSSWHLLTSFRRKRRAMRNRKADYPSPGSSPDHFLNIDKTSNTGSLTALSSPASDCAPSEDPSQMGYGLSIEKDEPDMEQGFTEMHGNEPQIAKSFCRKRRRAMRNRKADYPSPRSSSDHFLNIDKTSNAGVLKVHSSPDRDCAPGEYPSQIGHSLLIEKAEPDMKLGFTEMSGNEPLSAETSSVLYSVVGDELVMEKMNPPRQESRSFESLEVPINRPDFENVSTQLSNSLSKIADVYGEVPSQTSKDRVIKYTFQRKRKREQLSVSEENTPLEKSSPKAVNGEKLNGHVEPKMSNSATESSRDSRRMAQVARQLISLSEKKWWK